A genomic region of Pseudoalteromonas piscicida contains the following coding sequences:
- a CDS encoding tetratricopeptide repeat protein: MRYLILFLTFSIGLLSPSTCFASDAANQAAVKSQAVVDQTWLIGQLIELQAKSAKLEATLQLQNVSRSDLKNVEAELNRLQVQLVEMKEKLTAQTENQAKELASYDRRIGDVSWNTNMWGLILTVFGAIITVAAILLGFTAKKRAVAEAQKEAQKYIKSESQCLLEAQEQNFKDELKKYSTKFDELHGQQEIQGKLIHVQTIFDKAREDFNDKNYGSALLAFEKVVGYIGSNTDPSLKDFASRALFAKGLAQGKQNQSEQAIQTYDDLIAYVGDDQTPALQESVVKAMLNKGVTQGQLNQSEQEIQTYNDLIAYVGDDQTPALREQVVKAMVNKGVTQDQLNQSEQEIQTYNDLIAYVGDDQTPALQESVVRAMLNKGVRQGQLNQSEQAIQTYNDLIAYVGDDQTPALREQVVKAMVNKGITQGQLNQPEQAIQTYNDLIAYVGDDQTPALREPVAMAMLNKGVTQGELNQSEQAIQTYNDLIAYVGDDQTPALREPVAMAMLNKGVTQGELNQSEQAIQTYNDLIAYVGDDQTPALREPVAMAMLNKGVTQGELNQSEQAIQTYNDLIAYVGDDQTPALREPVAMAMLNKGVTQGELNQSEQAIQTYNDLIAYVGDDQTPALREPVAMAMLNKGVTQGELNQSEQAIQTYNDLIAYVGDDQTPALREQVVKAMVNKGITQGQLNQPEQAIQTYNDLIAYVGDDQTPALREPVAMAMLNKGVTQGQLNQSEQAIQTYNDLIAYVGDDQTPALREQVAMALNQVGFTLLCQSKPLIQKSEFDGANILLNQALEKFELAIRERASGICIGNKAYALALLGQLEGSEQVLAKALRAEVDGGETLYQGTLEDLDIHPIEQDKVFREIIEQQWVFYQQALKVSGE; the protein is encoded by the coding sequence TTGCGCTATCTAATTTTATTTTTGACGTTCTCTATCGGATTGCTCAGCCCTTCAACATGTTTTGCTTCTGATGCAGCTAATCAAGCCGCTGTAAAATCTCAAGCAGTAGTAGATCAAACTTGGCTGATTGGTCAGCTTATTGAGCTGCAAGCGAAAAGCGCAAAACTTGAAGCGACGTTACAGTTACAGAATGTAAGCAGGAGCGATTTAAAAAATGTCGAGGCAGAGCTAAATAGGCTGCAAGTTCAGCTTGTTGAAATGAAAGAAAAGCTAACCGCACAGACTGAAAACCAAGCTAAAGAACTGGCATCTTATGACCGTAGGATTGGCGACGTTAGTTGGAATACCAATATGTGGGGTCTCATTCTGACTGTTTTTGGCGCTATCATTACAGTTGCGGCTATCTTGTTAGGCTTTACGGCTAAAAAACGTGCGGTTGCAGAAGCACAAAAAGAAGCGCAGAAATACATCAAATCAGAAAGTCAGTGTCTTCTTGAAGCACAAGAACAAAATTTCAAAGACGAGCTAAAAAAGTATTCGACTAAGTTCGACGAGCTCCACGGGCAACAAGAAATCCAAGGAAAGCTTATTCATGTGCAAACTATTTTTGATAAAGCACGAGAAGATTTTAATGACAAAAACTACGGATCTGCACTTTTAGCTTTTGAAAAGGTGGTGGGTTATATCGGATCTAATACTGATCCAAGCTTGAAAGATTTCGCCAGCAGAGCGTTATTTGCTAAAGGCCTAGCCCAAGGCAAGCAAAATCAGTCTGAGCAAGCAATCCAAACCTACGATGACTTAATCGCTTACGTTGGTGACGACCAAACGCCGGCTTTGCAAGAGTCGGTTGTGAAGGCCATGCTCAACAAAGGCGTTACGCAAGGCCAGCTAAATCAGTCTGAGCAAGAAATTCAAACCTATAATGACTTAATTGCTTACGTTGGTGACGACCAAACGCCGGCTTTGCGAGAGCAGGTTGTGAAGGCTATGGTCAACAAAGGTGTTACGCAAGACCAGCTAAATCAGTCCGAACAAGAAATTCAAACCTATAATGACTTAATTGCTTACGTTGGTGACGACCAAACGCCGGCTTTGCAAGAGTCGGTTGTGAGGGCCATGCTCAACAAAGGCGTTAGGCAAGGCCAGCTAAATCAGTCTGAGCAAGCCATCCAAACTTACAATGACTTAATTGCTTACGTTGGTGACGACCAAACGCCGGCTTTGCGAGAGCAGGTTGTGAAGGCTATGGTCAACAAAGGTATTACGCAAGGCCAGCTAAATCAGCCTGAGCAAGCCATCCAAACCTACAATGACTTAATCGCTTACGTTGGTGACGACCAAACGCCGGCTTTGCGAGAGCCGGTTGCGATGGCCATGCTCAACAAAGGTGTTACGCAAGGCGAGCTAAATCAGTCCGAGCAAGCCATCCAAACCTACAATGACTTAATCGCTTACGTTGGTGACGACCAAACGCCGGCTTTGCGAGAGCCGGTTGCGATGGCCATGCTCAACAAAGGTGTTACGCAAGGCGAGCTAAATCAGTCCGAGCAAGCCATCCAAACCTACAATGACTTAATCGCTTACGTTGGTGACGACCAAACGCCGGCTTTGCGAGAGCCGGTTGCGATGGCCATGCTCAACAAAGGTGTTACGCAAGGCGAGCTAAATCAGTCCGAGCAAGCCATCCAAACCTACAATGACTTAATCGCTTACGTTGGTGACGACCAAACGCCGGCTTTGCGAGAGCCGGTTGCGATGGCCATGCTCAACAAAGGTGTTACGCAAGGCGAGCTAAATCAGTCCGAGCAAGCCATCCAAACCTACAATGACTTAATCGCTTACGTTGGTGACGACCAAACGCCGGCTTTGCGAGAGCCGGTTGCGATGGCCATGCTCAACAAAGGTGTTACGCAAGGCGAGCTAAATCAGTCCGAGCAAGCCATCCAAACCTACAATGACTTAATCGCTTACGTTGGTGACGACCAAACGCCGGCTTTGCGAGAGCAGGTTGTGAAGGCTATGGTCAACAAAGGTATTACGCAAGGCCAGCTAAATCAGCCTGAGCAAGCCATCCAAACCTACAATGACTTAATCGCTTACGTTGGTGACGACCAAACGCCGGCTTTGCGAGAGCCGGTTGCGATGGCCATGCTCAACAAAGGTGTTACGCAAGGCCAGCTAAATCAGTCCGAGCAAGCCATCCAAACCTACAATGACTTAATCGCTTACGTTGGTGACGACCAAACGCCGGCTTTGCGAGAGCAGGTTGCGATGGCTCTTAATCAAGTTGGGTTTACCTTGCTATGCCAGAGTAAGCCACTGATTCAGAAAAGTGAGTTTGACGGTGCTAACATACTCCTCAATCAAGCCTTAGAAAAATTTGAATTGGCGATTCGCGAGCGTGCCTCTGGTATCTGTATTGGCAACAAGGCATACGCCTTAGCGTTATTAGGTCAACTTGAAGGATCCGAGCAGGTGTTAGCGAAGGCTTTACGCGCAGAAGTGGATGGTGGTGAAACCTTGTACCAAGGAACGCTTGAGGATTTAGATATCCATCCTATAGAACAAGACAAAGTCTTCCGTGAAATCATTGAACAGCAGTGGGTCTTTTATCAGCAAGCGCTTAAAGTTAGCGGCGAATAG
- the mobF gene encoding MobF family relaxase: MMSASSIKSAGAAGHYFEHDDYYVDGLSPSAWVGSGAEALSLVGEVERETFKSLLDGRLPDGQQVGTFRDGEWKHQPGTDLTFSAPKSVSILAEVAGDKRLLEAHDRAVQAVLQYIESEYIVTRNRNRTKDTVEYEKTGSLVAATFKHTTSRALDPQLHTHCVVMNLTQRNDGQWRSTENKPIFIDQKHLGLVYRQFLAQEVGSLGFRLEHQGKDGTWEIAGVSKDIVRELSKRSEAIGDALETRGKTRETATAGEKETATLDTRDRKVAAERGELLNRWHAELGEEKLTELEGVIALSRENTPSLERQSEAILARVQLANEAVMWATEHLGERDTSWAHHDLVKVASRYAGSRVLLSDVTNAIDAAIRSGQLIEKSVRTFDKVSKQEIDVRGYTSKAAIAIEDEVIKEEYLGRDRVQALCSREQAAAAISNAEEKANELGYEWSADQRRATEGILLTENRIVGVQGFAGTAKTTSVLRTVAETARDMGYEVRGLTPTNSAGQSLIDGAEIQSGTIQSFLAQNRNEWVQERKTHTQIDKIDKRLEQIEKALSNPYVDEKTGVRIPENSPLYQKRLDELQYERSELQGERDGLGKMLEKTPQLWIVDESSMVGTKLMRDLLQRAGQSGARVVLTGDVRQLASVEAGAAFRQLQNYGMETYHLEEIVRQTNRGTRDAVYLSLMKRASNALSRLQESGSTIKELVAHKKSGKIDHEKSGEARRQELVTDYMALAPQERAKSIILEPSREGRRRTNELVRDALKKEGALGEELHTNQLSPVDATEAERRVVTSYQNGQIVRFARSFKREGIKKGLYYQVVGRDNHDILLKKFGANEQTELIRFSPERYAAKNIQMFNLAESGLAVGEKIVWRDNDKPTGRLNNDTATVEKIEGTNVTFRLSSGKTGEFDMSKLANSHWDHGYAMTVHTAQGKTAQNVFVHAETNREALLNTEQFYVQISRAKDRVYLYTDSKEGLVRAVEQRSGQKQTAKESRYQSLEPLDHLIDKLWQQPESGRSSTQTTGKSQAKGISRGDSERSLTR, from the coding sequence ATGATGTCTGCGTCTTCTATTAAAAGTGCCGGAGCTGCCGGTCATTACTTTGAGCATGATGACTACTATGTAGACGGGCTATCTCCTTCCGCATGGGTAGGCTCTGGAGCTGAGGCTCTCAGTCTTGTTGGTGAGGTGGAGCGGGAAACTTTTAAATCACTTCTGGATGGGCGGCTCCCAGACGGTCAACAGGTTGGCACTTTCCGTGACGGCGAATGGAAACATCAACCAGGGACCGACCTCACTTTTTCAGCACCTAAGAGTGTTTCTATTCTGGCAGAGGTAGCGGGCGACAAACGGCTTCTCGAAGCCCATGACCGGGCTGTCCAAGCGGTACTTCAATATATAGAGAGCGAATATATTGTCACAAGGAATCGCAACCGTACTAAGGATACCGTTGAATACGAGAAAACAGGTTCGCTGGTCGCAGCCACTTTCAAACACACAACCAGTCGTGCCCTTGATCCTCAGCTTCACACACACTGCGTGGTAATGAACTTAACACAGCGAAATGACGGCCAGTGGCGCTCAACGGAGAATAAACCAATCTTCATTGACCAAAAGCACCTTGGTCTGGTCTACCGTCAATTTCTCGCTCAAGAGGTTGGTTCACTGGGCTTTCGACTAGAGCACCAGGGTAAAGATGGGACCTGGGAGATTGCTGGGGTAAGTAAAGATATTGTACGTGAACTGTCGAAACGATCAGAGGCAATCGGAGATGCGCTGGAGACTAGGGGAAAGACTCGTGAAACGGCCACGGCTGGGGAAAAGGAGACCGCCACGCTCGACACGCGGGATCGAAAAGTCGCTGCTGAGCGTGGTGAACTTCTGAATCGCTGGCATGCAGAATTGGGTGAAGAGAAGCTGACAGAATTGGAAGGGGTCATAGCTCTGTCTCGGGAGAATACCCCATCCCTGGAGCGGCAATCCGAGGCGATTTTGGCGCGGGTTCAATTAGCCAACGAAGCCGTCATGTGGGCGACTGAGCACCTTGGAGAACGTGATACGTCTTGGGCACACCACGATCTAGTCAAAGTGGCTAGCCGTTATGCCGGATCGCGAGTACTACTTTCTGATGTAACGAATGCAATTGATGCTGCAATTCGCAGTGGTCAGCTCATAGAGAAGTCGGTTAGAACCTTTGATAAGGTCAGCAAGCAAGAGATTGATGTTCGGGGATATACGTCGAAAGCGGCCATCGCCATCGAGGATGAGGTGATCAAGGAGGAATACCTTGGCCGCGACCGAGTTCAGGCATTGTGCAGCCGGGAACAGGCGGCTGCGGCCATTTCTAATGCCGAGGAGAAAGCCAACGAATTGGGGTACGAGTGGAGCGCTGACCAACGGAGAGCTACCGAGGGCATTCTGCTCACAGAAAATCGGATCGTTGGAGTGCAAGGGTTCGCAGGTACGGCTAAAACTACCTCCGTCCTACGAACTGTAGCTGAGACCGCGAGGGATATGGGGTATGAGGTTCGGGGGCTTACCCCTACGAATTCTGCTGGTCAGAGTTTGATTGATGGTGCTGAAATTCAGTCTGGAACAATTCAGTCTTTTCTGGCACAAAACCGCAACGAGTGGGTTCAAGAACGGAAAACTCATACCCAGATCGATAAAATTGATAAACGGTTAGAGCAAATCGAAAAAGCCCTCTCCAATCCATATGTTGATGAAAAGACTGGGGTTCGAATTCCCGAGAATTCGCCGCTCTATCAGAAACGACTCGACGAACTCCAATATGAAAGATCAGAGTTACAGGGAGAACGTGACGGTCTTGGAAAAATGTTGGAAAAAACTCCTCAACTTTGGATTGTGGATGAGTCCAGCATGGTAGGAACCAAGCTAATGCGAGACCTCTTGCAACGTGCGGGGCAATCGGGGGCTCGTGTCGTATTGACCGGTGATGTTCGTCAGCTAGCCTCAGTCGAAGCTGGTGCTGCTTTCAGGCAGCTTCAAAATTACGGGATGGAAACCTACCATCTGGAAGAAATCGTTCGGCAGACGAACCGAGGAACAAGGGATGCGGTATACCTCTCCCTAATGAAAAGGGCCTCTAATGCTCTAAGTCGGTTACAGGAGAGTGGCAGCACGATAAAAGAATTGGTCGCGCATAAGAAAAGTGGAAAAATTGACCATGAGAAAAGCGGTGAAGCCCGCAGACAAGAGCTTGTGACGGACTACATGGCTCTTGCGCCGCAGGAACGAGCCAAAAGTATTATCCTCGAACCAAGCCGAGAGGGCCGTCGTCGCACGAATGAATTAGTTCGTGATGCCCTTAAAAAAGAAGGTGCTCTGGGCGAAGAGCTGCATACTAACCAGCTATCACCAGTCGATGCAACCGAAGCTGAACGGCGTGTGGTGACATCGTATCAAAATGGGCAAATCGTCCGGTTTGCGCGTAGCTTCAAGCGTGAGGGCATCAAGAAGGGCCTCTATTATCAGGTTGTTGGTCGAGATAACCACGATATCTTGCTTAAGAAGTTCGGGGCCAATGAGCAGACTGAGCTGATTCGCTTCTCCCCTGAACGCTATGCGGCCAAGAACATCCAGATGTTCAACCTAGCTGAAAGTGGTTTGGCCGTTGGTGAGAAGATCGTGTGGCGTGATAATGATAAGCCAACTGGACGATTGAACAATGACACGGCCACGGTTGAGAAGATAGAAGGTACGAACGTAACCTTCAGACTTTCAAGTGGTAAAACTGGTGAGTTTGACATGTCCAAACTGGCTAATTCCCATTGGGATCACGGTTACGCCATGACTGTTCACACTGCCCAAGGTAAGACTGCCCAGAACGTGTTTGTGCACGCGGAAACCAACCGGGAAGCTTTATTGAACACGGAACAGTTCTACGTGCAGATATCAAGAGCAAAGGACCGCGTGTATCTCTATACCGATTCAAAAGAAGGGCTAGTTCGAGCTGTAGAGCAGCGATCAGGTCAAAAACAGACGGCTAAGGAAAGCCGTTACCAGTCTCTGGAACCGCTGGATCACTTGATTGATAAGCTATGGCAACAACCAGAGTCAGGACGCTCGTCAACGCAGACAACTGGTAAATCTCAGGCTAAAGGTATATCAAGAGGCGACAGTGAACGCAGTCTAACAAGATAA
- a CDS encoding replication protein P, with protein MATRNIAEIISLDSHARTVRFGQNEEIVKRLRKEHQPHPDRLQEAAGIINKLFAELQACFPAWKHSFPGQHDIAAAKRSWARGLVEAGISSEQQLQWGLRKARRSESPFWPSLGQFVKWCQPDPEDFGLPTPEVAFKEASRNSHPASVDCKWTHPAVYVAAREAGKYELANLPRDKSWPLFQRAYSITVRRVLEGEDLSGEIPKALPQKPEPRSVDPKVAQQHIERLKKMLKGG; from the coding sequence ATGGCTACACGAAACATCGCCGAAATCATTTCCTTGGATAGTCATGCCCGGACTGTCAGGTTTGGGCAAAATGAGGAGATTGTTAAACGCCTTCGCAAAGAACATCAGCCACATCCTGACCGCCTCCAGGAGGCGGCAGGCATCATCAACAAACTTTTTGCTGAACTCCAAGCTTGTTTCCCTGCATGGAAGCATAGCTTTCCAGGTCAGCACGACATTGCCGCCGCGAAACGATCATGGGCACGGGGATTGGTAGAAGCTGGTATCAGTTCTGAACAACAGCTCCAGTGGGGACTAAGGAAGGCTCGACGATCAGAATCCCCATTTTGGCCGTCGCTTGGGCAATTCGTTAAATGGTGCCAGCCAGATCCAGAAGATTTCGGTTTGCCCACGCCTGAAGTAGCGTTCAAAGAAGCGTCTAGAAACTCCCATCCGGCATCGGTTGACTGCAAATGGACACATCCAGCTGTTTACGTGGCCGCACGGGAGGCAGGCAAGTACGAGCTTGCCAATCTTCCTCGCGATAAAAGCTGGCCGCTTTTCCAGCGAGCGTACTCTATCACTGTCCGCCGAGTCTTGGAGGGGGAGGACCTCAGCGGAGAAATTCCGAAAGCCCTACCCCAAAAACCGGAACCGCGTTCGGTCGATCCAAAGGTAGCGCAGCAGCACATCGAGCGGTTGAAAAAAATGTTGAAGGGCGGCTAG
- a CDS encoding helix-turn-helix domain-containing protein: MSIIRRAQGLEFTVLPNGTIRDTRLSLDALGLLVKLISRPPNWEVRPYQLQQECSIGRDKLRRLLAELENTGYLVRIKSRRSDGTWDWVSEVHQEAQTTMNGNSGHGATMDGFSVDGSAVNGSPVAGKNGDIKKTEIKKTESKKQIRESRECSPSQKFTRRDLVITNEMRNWAESVTPLVNIEWESQIFVGYPSGQSQQFNSKEALVGAWRTWMMRGQRYAEQQQASTSDRRSRSLVDDLTDTSWAEGL; the protein is encoded by the coding sequence ATGAGTATCATCCGCAGGGCCCAAGGGTTGGAATTCACAGTCCTTCCGAACGGAACCATCCGCGATACACGCCTCTCACTCGACGCCTTGGGGCTGTTAGTGAAACTGATTTCACGTCCGCCCAATTGGGAGGTTCGCCCATACCAGCTGCAACAGGAGTGCTCGATTGGACGAGACAAGCTTCGCCGCCTGCTCGCTGAACTGGAAAATACAGGCTATCTAGTACGAATCAAATCGAGGCGATCTGATGGCACATGGGACTGGGTGTCCGAGGTGCACCAGGAGGCTCAAACAACCATGAACGGAAATTCAGGGCATGGTGCAACCATGGACGGGTTTTCCGTCGATGGATCAGCCGTCAATGGTTCACCCGTCGCCGGTAAAAACGGCGATATAAAAAAGACAGAAATAAAAAAAACAGAATCAAAAAAACAGATTAGAGAGAGTAGAGAATGCTCTCCCTCGCAAAAATTTACGCGTCGCGATTTGGTCATCACTAATGAAATGCGCAACTGGGCGGAATCTGTGACACCGCTCGTCAATATTGAATGGGAAAGTCAGATTTTTGTTGGCTACCCCAGTGGTCAGTCCCAACAGTTTAATTCCAAGGAGGCACTGGTAGGCGCATGGCGTACATGGATGATGCGAGGACAACGATATGCTGAGCAACAACAGGCATCTACTTCTGACCGTCGCTCTCGCTCTCTAGTTGATGATCTTACCGATACCTCATGGGCCGAGGGGTTATGA
- a CDS encoding type IV secretion system DNA-binding domain-containing protein, whose protein sequence is MATIRKGRVGDFVRGADTWLHSQQMLLFSGIWIFLPGVLLAIVGGLLYIGIDADECVLQNASTYLWAQLKGLVQPFSSVTIGTCVALDGRDSLPSSVVINEPLFQEAAVKLLKSFGLAFISLFVLYLPIGVYLVVRAVKRGKEIKEDKYIRGAKLVSAEKLKGEIVEKHGVSDLTLGDFPLPTGFSKKHTLISGTTGAGKSTALTHLLKAIRARGDRAVVYDKKGEFVEMFYRDRVDHILNPADSRSHQWTPWEEMASPFDADWIAETLLPSSNSNSGSEKFFTSAARAVVSAALQNLYLDGPKSLLSLLRATAWNDLELLKELVAGTPAATYFNEDNERTLESIRSTIVDGVRPLRLLKEENKKGFFSIRDWIAEGDETNADDSWLFLPVRESEIEIQKPLISTWIQAAAKGLMARGVNNERTLWIVVDELPSLKKIPALSMLMAEGRGFGAAVVLGIQEINQLEEEFGKNTSKTILGLCSTQLHFRLNNADTAEWVSKVLGEAEREEVDEDLNYSADDIRDGVRVSSKRQNRKIVLPSEIMDLPDLSCFVKIWGVESKARIDIPFLRLPKIADGFIQGDENETVGMRLLNAARALKMEADVGYVPKEISDERDVDEFKRPIPSPSDLEQELNSVLGTVGMDDDLVFGLLGKGGKKS, encoded by the coding sequence ATGGCAACGATTAGAAAAGGTCGAGTCGGTGACTTTGTTCGTGGTGCGGATACATGGCTTCATAGCCAGCAGATGTTGTTATTCAGCGGAATTTGGATCTTTCTGCCTGGTGTTTTGTTGGCGATTGTCGGTGGCCTGTTATACATCGGAATAGACGCCGATGAATGTGTCTTGCAAAACGCCAGTACATATCTTTGGGCACAATTGAAGGGACTAGTACAACCATTTTCAAGCGTGACTATAGGAACCTGTGTTGCCCTAGATGGACGCGACTCTCTGCCATCCTCTGTGGTGATAAATGAACCACTATTCCAGGAAGCTGCTGTTAAGCTTCTCAAATCCTTTGGATTGGCTTTCATTTCGCTCTTTGTATTGTACTTGCCTATTGGTGTTTATCTTGTTGTTAGGGCCGTTAAAAGAGGTAAGGAAATCAAAGAAGACAAATATATTCGAGGTGCGAAACTTGTTTCAGCCGAAAAATTGAAAGGAGAAATCGTAGAAAAGCATGGTGTTTCTGATTTAACCCTCGGCGATTTCCCTTTACCCACAGGATTTTCAAAAAAGCATACCTTGATTAGTGGCACCACCGGGGCCGGTAAATCTACTGCACTAACTCATTTGCTTAAAGCTATTCGTGCTCGTGGAGACCGAGCCGTGGTATATGACAAGAAAGGCGAGTTCGTAGAGATGTTCTACCGGGATAGAGTTGATCACATACTCAATCCGGCAGATAGCCGCTCACACCAATGGACTCCATGGGAAGAAATGGCCTCACCATTCGATGCAGACTGGATAGCTGAGACACTTTTACCCAGTTCTAATAGTAATAGCGGTTCTGAGAAATTCTTTACATCCGCTGCCAGAGCCGTTGTTTCAGCCGCACTTCAGAATTTATATCTAGATGGACCGAAGTCATTGCTTTCACTTCTTCGGGCGACAGCGTGGAATGACCTTGAGTTACTCAAAGAACTGGTTGCAGGCACTCCAGCAGCGACATATTTCAATGAAGATAACGAGCGAACTCTCGAAAGTATCCGTTCAACCATCGTAGATGGTGTTCGTCCACTTCGCCTGTTGAAAGAAGAGAATAAAAAAGGATTCTTCTCAATAAGAGATTGGATAGCAGAAGGCGATGAAACTAATGCCGATGATAGTTGGTTGTTCTTACCAGTACGAGAATCTGAAATAGAAATACAGAAACCTCTCATCTCGACCTGGATACAAGCTGCGGCCAAAGGGTTGATGGCGCGTGGGGTTAATAACGAACGGACTCTTTGGATTGTTGTCGATGAGCTACCAAGCCTCAAAAAAATTCCTGCTCTTTCAATGTTGATGGCCGAAGGGCGGGGTTTCGGTGCGGCTGTTGTTTTGGGTATTCAGGAAATAAACCAGCTAGAGGAAGAGTTCGGGAAAAACACCTCTAAAACCATACTTGGCTTATGCTCCACGCAGCTTCATTTCCGTTTGAATAATGCCGACACTGCGGAATGGGTCTCCAAGGTACTTGGTGAAGCTGAGCGTGAGGAAGTTGATGAAGACTTAAACTACTCCGCCGATGACATTCGAGACGGCGTTCGGGTCAGTTCTAAACGTCAAAACCGAAAAATTGTTCTTCCCAGTGAAATCATGGATCTGCCTGATTTGTCTTGTTTTGTCAAAATTTGGGGTGTGGAGAGTAAAGCCCGTATTGATATTCCTTTCTTGAGGCTTCCGAAGATCGCTGACGGTTTTATTCAAGGTGATGAGAATGAGACGGTTGGTATGCGCCTGCTCAATGCCGCACGAGCCTTAAAAATGGAAGCTGATGTTGGCTATGTTCCGAAAGAGATTTCCGATGAGCGGGACGTTGATGAGTTTAAAAGGCCAATACCAAGCCCAAGTGACTTAGAGCAGGAACTAAATTCAGTATTGGGAACGGTTGGAATGGATGATGATTTGGTATTTGGCCTGCTTGGGAAAGGAGGCAAAAAATCATGA